The genomic window AATACTTTTTAAACTAACATTTGAATATAGTTGCCCACTTATGTTCCTTTAGTACGTCTTAAAGAAAATGGGTTTACTTAAAAAGTATGAGTTCCTAGCATGCATTCTGGAAAGAAATATCTTGAAGGCTTTTGCTGATGTATAACTTAAAGATTTAATTTGAACATATGGTGGGTTATCTTCCGAAATGTTCTATTATTTGGGTAATTCACTTGCCAATAACTCTATCTATACTAAACAGACACTCATGATTTTAATCTTAAACTCCTTGTTTTAAtgtaatgtaaaattaaaaacggCTTGCAGGATTTTGGGTAAAAATATACTACTCTTTTCGCCCAATGATCGCATTATGAAGGACATTCAATCCGATAATAACAAGAGAAATATATGGACATTGGCATCTACAGTTAATTGTTGCATTTTTGGAGAAAATAGTATTTTTACAATATGTGTAATGCGTTAATCGTGCATGTTTTTCTCTTATTTATTGAAAGAGATGTTAATTAAGGAGAAGTAAGAGAATTGCATTGTTAAGTGTTCTTATAAATTTTATGAGTAACAGCCAAATTGTATTTGCCTTCGTTTGATGTGTTAATTTTCCATTTACTTTTATTGTGTGAAAGAAATCACTGGACCACTGAAAGGAGAaattatcataccaccacattttatatctgcttgatatcctgttgcctgatatcttttttatatcacggtcaacaggaagttcatatatcagtcatgtgtggaggctactaagacttaagtacaatgtttgttttattgtaaaactgaatcagatttatcaaaacaaacaatttgataccaatatgtattacatttaatccacaaacaacaacaaaaacagaaacaaggtatttttacaaatattaagaatgaataagtacatgctgatgacgtcatgtaacaaacggactactttttttgacacgccttcatatgcaaacatcaaaggtcaaaggttatgtcaaaagttcagcacttaatatacacagaccaaacaaataaaaaaaaacaataaaaaaacacagtaaaaatagtaaacaaataaaatagtaacacgcttcacaataaaacccaatgtataatttgcattaaataatgaaataattttaaatcataaattattattaaggttacaTTTGTCGTCTTCTATAGTTTGCCAATTTTGCCACATGAATTGTGTTTGATAAGGCTCGTTAAAAgctaatttcttttgaaaataaggacttaaacataaaaaacatatataaatacaataaataaacattaccatgtcAGACTTTGTGGATGGAGGAAAGTTTGACATTGTTTGGGACGGTTTAATGGAGGAAGTTGTTATGTCTGAGGAAGACTTTGCTaatcagtttggaataaatccgagtgtgtttaatgaaccatttgatgaaataacgaaatgtcaatttaaataaaagttatttagaatcccttactgaaacaaaatcaaaaactgagaacagtgaaaacatatcagacgccatagaaataacaaccgaagatgtacaaaaattaattgaagccgaagataacaaaaacactatccgGAAAACACTGGCAGATGTCAGTCGATTTCAAAATATCTAGCCAAGAAAGGCGAAACGAAGGCAATCCACAGTTTATCAGTCGACCATCTAGATGAATATCTTGCCACATATCTGCTCTCCATTCGCAAGAATGATAATGATGAATACGAGCCTGTCACATTGCGTTGCATCGTGGGAAGCATTGACGGAGACTTCAAAGAGCAAAGTACCCATACTCTATCTTCCGGAGCAGTGGTCCGGATTTTCCCTCACACGTGACTGCCTGAAAGCAAAGcagaaaaatctataaaaaaaacaaggaaaatgtatttttaatcacTGTTTAATCACAGCAAAatctaggtaaaaaaaaaataccaagatgttgaaaactatggcaatcgaggccggttttgagaaaacaaacaacataagtaatcattctgctagaaaacaccttgttcaaaaactaagggattccaatatcgcacccaccgaaatcatgcaaataacagaacacaaaaacgtacagtcaataaccaatttcagtgaaatttccgaacaaacacaaaaaacatgTTCAAACCTTTTTGCAAcatgttctactgcaactccatctgtttcatgcacttctgtcaaGTCGGATAAGCTTAAAGCTCTTAGAAACTTTCGCGTTACTGGATCAGATGTCGATTTCAACTTGTACATAGATTCAAAACGTCGCTTTAAAGATGTTTGTGATCAaactaaatatcaattttatataaaaaaaatcgatgACCTGGTTAAAAGTGTTAATTGTCCGAgatcattttggaaaaaatgaaattcttaaccGGAAGACAAAACGCCATGGACACCGCGAATATTTCCGAAAGTGATTGGTACGAACACTTTGAATCCTTGTTTAGCGCGAACTTAGATAGCGTGGATATTCTTGTTAATCTTCCCAATGACGAGCTAAGCGAAATCGAAGACGCTATATTCAATGATGAAATAACGGAAGAAGAAATATTAAATAGCGTAAAAAGCCTAAATGCGTCAAAAAGCGCCGGGCCAGATGGAATACCCCCTCAGTTTTTCATCCAGGCGCACGAAACCATTATGCCAGTAATGTTAGCGCTTTTTAATCGAATATTTTCCACAGGCGTATTCCCAGATTGCTGGTGCTCCGCCATTATAATCCCAATCTACAAAAAAGGTGATATCAATTCGCCTTCTAATTATAGAGGAATTTCACAACTAGATATATTTGGCAAAATATTTACTAACATAATAAATAGACGTTTGACCTTTTTCGCAGATGTTTACTCAAAAATAGACGAGTCGTAAGCGGGCTTTAGGGAGGGTTATTCAACTACCGACAACGCCTTTGGGCTTCAGACTTTGATTTATAAAACCTTATCGCAGAAGCGCCGGAAACTCTATGTAGCTTTTATTGACTTTAAAGCCGCGTTTGATTCTGTGGTCAGAGACAAGTTATGGGAAGTCTTGATTCAGTCTAATGTCAACGGTAACTTACTAAAAGTGCTAAAAGGGATGTATAAATCCGTGAAAGCCCGCGTTCGCACTAGTACTGGATTAACGGGGCAATTTGAGAGTAATATAGGCTTAAAAAAGGGTTGTTTGGCTTCGCcgaaattgtttacatttttcataaacgAACTAATAACGTACCTAAAAAATAAAGGCACACGTGAGATTCAGCTTAAACCGTGTGATATTGAAATTTTCAGCCTTATGTTCGCTGACGACGTCGCACTTCTGGCAGACACAGTAGTTGGCCTACAAAGACAACTGAACCTACTTTATGATTTTTGTACCGATTTTTATTTAGCTGTAAATATTAGTAAAACTAAAGTTGTAGTTTTTAAGAACGGCGGTCGCCTAGCAACAAATGAGAAATGGTACTATAACGGTAATTTGTTGCCCGTGGAACAGAAATTCACTTATGTCGGTGTATCGCTTTCTTCGTCCTTGTCGCTCACTCATATGGCTGAAGCAAATTGTATTTAAGATAAACGGGCAATAAACAGTATTCTATCATCTATGTCCAATTATGGCCAACTGCCAAAttcaattttctttaaactgtTTGACTCAAAAATTGTGCCAATTTTACTATACGGGTGTGAATTGTGGGGTTTCAAAACCAGAGATTGTATAGAACAAATACAACGTTATGCTTGTAAAAGATATGCATGCTTAAATGAAAAGACACCAAATTCTGTCACACTTGGCGATTGAGGTCGTTACCCGTTATTTATTAACGCGCAGATAAGGTGTTTAAAATTCTGgcttaaaatactaaaaattCCTGACTCCAGATATGTACGAAAATGTTACGATTATTTGGTTGATACTAAGGTCCATCTAGCTGTGAATTGGGCAACAGAAATTAAACGTTTATTGCACGAAAATTGATTTGGATACGTTTGGAACAACGGTCATGTACCACACTTAAGCACTTTCTTAAACGAATTTACGATACGGCTCAGAGACCAATACATCCAATCATGGAGAGAAACTATTAACCATTCACCAAAACTGAGTGTGTATAAACATATAGTCATCGTACAGTCATGAAAGTTACCTTGACATTCTATGTATAAGAAAATACAGGCATTGTTATTCACAATTTAGATCAGGTTACCATGAACTGAAAATAGAAAAGGGCCGGTATTCTAATATTCCAATACATGAAAGAATTTGTAAATTTTGTTAACTCAAAACAAGTTGAAAcggaatatcattttgtttttatctgtCCAATGTTTAAGGATTTAAGGGCACGATTTATTCcgcgaatttttttttaaatcccaatGTAATGAAATTGCATATATTAATGTCAAGTCGAAATGAAACTTATATTAAGGATCTAGCATCGTATATTTACCTTGCATTTGTAAGACGTAAGGAGTTACTTACGTTGTAGGGTAGCTACTTATCCTTTACTACCTTTTTCAATATGTTAAACTTATACCATTTCATGCTTGATGATGTTATGTGCACACATgcttttgtatataaatatatatatatatatatatatatatatatatatatatatatatatatatatatatatatatatatatatatatatatatatatatataattatgttctatAACTGTGTCAGGGGCCGGCGGCCTACATATCACAATAaacctttgttgttgttgttgttgttgtcaacacttccgaaatgaactattctctccccacccacccggcacagtttcctggccaaaatccaataaatgacatgttttttggagctgtacttaacgtgcagaacctcaatatctacgaacaaccaccacagtaaaccaaacgcgcagtatatattccaaattctaataaaaacatcattcaattctttacacGTGTTGACACACTGCGAAGACGTGAGCGACTGCACTGGCAATGACATGTTACAACGGTTATCAAGTTGtgcctttaaaatgtataatatatgctttcattttgtgtaataaagtattgcttaacgttttgttgcagaattaaagaagaaagagaaagaaacagcgttattaaatcacattaaatggcgctacttttcgtgttgaggaacaatgctatttttagaaagattCATACGCGATAAACAAATGCAGCCGCTCCAGGGCgtagcgattatttttcattaattcttgaaaaacggggtgagtggtgtcagtggtatgataaacagaaaaacaggttactgcctgatcgttttgtaatatatcaggctcggcaagcctcgccgttattttattctaagcctcgcctgatatattacaaaacgatcaggcagtaacctgtttttctctaTATACACTTAttacattgatttttgtttttgttgatcTGATGATCATATCTGGTATTGTTGTTTGACAGATTATTTCTTATTTCTTCAGAAACCTCCATATAATTTTTAAGCTTATAAATGTCAATGTTTTGAGCCAGCCTTAACGTTATTGTACAAATGTATTCGTTATGTGCAGACATGGTAACACATATTTGGATATTCGACAAGAAGCGGGATTTATGAATATGTCTACATTAATATgtcttttacaaataaatattctaaagTGTTTAGAATCTTATACTTTTGAACGCACCAAAAAATGAATTTTTGATGGATAATGTGATCTTAAATTATGTGTTTAAGTACAACTAAATATTTTTCGGGAGTTTTTAAACAGCATAAGGCCTCCACAGCGCATGTAATGTTTTGGATTTGTGTAACAGCAAATGCTTCAAGCGTAGGTTGTGCCACACACCTTCAATTTGAATGGTtgatttcacacacatgtttgaATGTTTCAAACGTATTCGAATCACAAACTCCGAATATACGCTTATATTTCTGGGCACACTGATCCTTAATTTCttacattaaatctgtaaacgcTCCGAACATTGTCGAGAGCAAGGTTGACGTATTGTCTCATCAATTGTTTCGAATACGAATATTTCATTTGGACAATAATAAAAACAGAGTTAAATTACGTTTAAACAGCGCGTCCATTTATTTTGATACTTACAAATTGTTTAATTGCATTTGTTGTTTTGATGATTTAAGCGTGATATATTTTTCTGGttttattaattgaattaatattaaaatgtcaataaattttaattatctTTGTGAGTCGTTTAAACAACTATACAAGTCTAAtaatatcttaaacatttaatgtTGACAAATAGCAGCTTCAAAAAAGTACACCATAGGAATAATATTCGAAAATAATTCATCCATATGGGCATACAGACAGTTGGTCTTTAAAAAtacagtgtttttattattaatatgaatTTCTTTATTTTGAGAGGATCTTCAagttgtaataaatgtttttggAAGCATCAGTATCGGGATCATGATCTTCCGCTGATATCGTCGTCGCATTAAGTTTAGtcattgctgctgctgctttcgTCGTCGCAGAGAGGTTTTCGTTCACAGAAACCCTGGTTGCAAatctaataaaaaaaagaaataggaaatataaatataaatatatgggtAATAAACcacaaatacattaaaacaataaatatattcgTTTTGTTGTTCGTGACACATTATAACATTTGTGAATTATTAttctttattaataaattatataatgtttattgTCTTACgtgtaatatttaatacatgtaaaaaacatCGTATCATGAACATATATAACAGGAAAATACAAGAGTAGTCTCTCgattacaatacatgtattgttaataAAACTCAAGAGTGCTAACGAAATGGATATACAGGTGTACAGTCGCCCTCTcttgtattaaatatttgtatcaatGCCTTTTAGATTGGATGTCAATATGTACCATACATCTCTCTTCATACTATCTGGATTCATCGGTTACGATGTTCCTTGCATAATATGTGTTGTTTCAGTCGGTTAAAGGTTAATCAAACATCAAATATTACAACAATTAGTATACCAATAGCTAAATTTATGTTCGAAGAtgtatttaacaataatttattatacacatctctctctctctctctgtctctctctgtctctctgtctctctgtctctctgtctctctctctgtctctctgtctccctctctctctctctctctctctctctctctctctctctctctctctctctctctctctctctcgaatTAATCAttgtattattaataaaacaagagcgCATGCGCACCGTTGAAGGAATCGTTGCAACCGTTTTATTGTGATTAAgtttttgtttaatacaaaatGCGCCTTTATGGTATGCAAATGGATTTGTTcgtgtatgtttatatgtatgaTTTAAGCTATTAAACAAATGCTTTCGTAAAACAAACTTTGTATAGCGTCTTAACAATTTATCTTCCGCACACAATACTCGTAATCgaatttatattaatatcaaattaaaattaatataaaattagtATACACATATTATGACAATATTAATATACAACATAAATGTATACGTTATTTGGATTCCTAACTCCATCGATGACGCATTTGGTTCCCATAGAAACGTCAGGTATGGGATCACACTGGGCACTATTCGGGACTGTGCAGTAGAACGGTTGTTGGAATGCGTTTTTGTAGCAATCGACAACGTATCCCTTTGCAAGATGGGCTTCGGTGACGGAATCTTGAACATTCTTAAATAAGACGTAATTAAGACGTTAAAGCATATCAACATATGCAGTGTCCTAAGCAATTCTTATTGTTGTGTGAGCCTGTATTGTCACTTTCTGTATTCGGTGTATCTTTatctaaatattaatatatggagATGTAAAgtatatttctaaaataatcaaaattataatatcaatatttacaatattattatacaaataattaatGAGCCATATGGTAAAGTAACGACTTCAAAATAAATGACGGCCTTATTATACTGTTCCGTTTAGTTCGTATTTACAAAATAGCATTGACGTCTTAGGCTAAAACGTGAAAAAGTAATGAAACACATCAAATTATATTGAAGCTAGCAGTAACGAACTGAAATTACCGGAAGAGTACATCGTGAGCTAGTTGCGCCAAAGAAAAGTTGGCATTGCTCGTCAAATGTCAGGATTTTACCGGAAAGACCCTTGCAGAAGTCCATGATAAAGGAAGCGGTCGGGGGCAACAGACAGGTTTGTCGGAATTGCTCTGGATATATACTGAATTAAAATTGGAAACGGATATTGGTTCTTAGGCTGTGTTATATTGAAGAAGACAATAAAAGGTAGACAACCAGTTACTAATTAATATATGGAAATATACGTTAAAATGAGCATAACTAAAAACATACAATTGTGTTTTGTTCATATCAGTTGatgattttgtattatattaagtTTTGGCcattattgaaatgttttttgGAGCTGTACTTAACATATTGAATATATTATGCATATTGAAATTcacaatgtttgtttaaatacCTCTTATGACGAAAAAGGTCGGTCATTTTTATAAcatagtgaaaatccagttataCATCGTTGCAAACTACGATCTATATTACAACTTCAATACAGATAGTTTACAAGAATGTGATTGTATTTTCTttagtttaaatgtatttgacatgtcatacaatgtatacaaaaaacTAGCAGCTACAATTGGGATATTGGCGAGTCCACGagtgtattctttaaaaaaagtccTGTATTCGGCTGCTTTATTCGAGCTTAACGAGCTTATGCTGTTACTGTTTATGCATGCATAGAAAATGAAATAAGTAAGCATTGCTTACGAACTTTAAGTGAATGATTCTAGTTCGTCGGACGAACACTGCGAAAATGTTCTGCGGTCGGGAAAGGTGCTCGAAGATTCCTGCGGCCAGACGCTACTCATGATGAACTTGCGTTGACATGAATTCCACCAACCATCAACGCCCATGCCAAATCTACATAAAAACACAGACAGTCCAGACGTACAGGCAGGCTAGCTTTCGAATCAGTACTGCCAGGCCCTTACTTTCAAGCAAATGAATACATGTCAAACATGTGCACACTAACGAATACACTAACCTAAACACTATTAACAACTTATTAAATTGGGGTCAACCACTTGCAACAGTCAAGGTAAAGTATAGCATGTGTGTTTTACAGCGGTTCAAGAGCGTCCAGACCTCGTAATTGGTCCAGACTATTTCACATTTACGTGTTAGTACAATATAACTTAACTTCGTACAATTCAATGCAAACTGTGATAAGCATGTACATTTGTCACTTTTATTACCATGTAACGTCTCAATTATAGCTTAACAACGACATTAAAACGCATTTGCATTAAATAGTATCACGTTAACGTTGGTACGATCACAACGTAATTAAGCCTACATAAACTTATCGGTTTACATAATGACATGGTTCAgccaatatacatgtaaacaaatacacGTTTACGTATTTGTGTTGATGTACACAAGTGTTCTTTGTATACATGCGATGTGTGCGTTGAGCTTATTAAATTGCGCTAAAGGATTCATTGACTTCTCAATGACAACTCGGtgctttaaatatattaaatcacTGAAATGGTGTTAAGGACActatcgatttaaaaaaatattgttctgtTGGTTTATAGACAATGGGAATTTATTTAGGGAAAATTAGTCGCagtcacattttttttcaattgtaaaaGGTTGTAAAAAAACAAAGTTTTAACTGTGAAATGTTGAGCAAGATAAAATTAGTATTTACACAGGAGATGATAATTCATATGTTTGGgactatttttattttatgtagatgtaaaattgaacaaaaaacaaacgTTCTGCCAAGCTCCGTTCTTtacgatcatctacacattaaggtcattcatcTGTGAAAAAGTGAGCGAGCGTGGCCTGATGttaaagattaaattgaaatgaataaAACTTGAACAGGTTGGGACTATAAACTACATTGCGGGAAAAAAAATAAGTCGTTTTGTTGCCAAATGTTACGCATTCAAAATTCCTTTTGAATGAATCATATTTTGGTAATCAAACTGCACATGTGTGAGCGAGATTCACCCAGTAAGTGACGACGGCTGTATGAATGGACAAATGACATGCTTCATGCATAGCACGCCAtgcggggtgggggggggggggggctgaatGAATTTAAAGAACGTCGTTGGTGTCAGTCAAGTGAAATGTTAACCATACACCGCAATACTATACAAtgtttgttgaaataaataattgatatacCCATATCCAAGCAGTTGAGCCATTGTTTCGATGGCATCGGCATTGAACGCAGCTATCGAACTGTGATATCCATAATCAAAGACCCACTGTATACACATGGACCGAAGAAACGCATCACCTGCAGGTCaaattattatgttgttataACTCACTGCATGTAGATCGTATAACTCCAACttcaatatttaatcttttgtcaAAAGATCCTTAATTGTTATCTTTGCTAGTTAAAACAttatcaacaaaataaatatgtagCTGTACCAACTGAACGAAATACATCCCGATGAAGCAATTCATTAGTAGCTTTAAATTATGCGGATAAGTCGCAAACATGTCATTTCTATATACAACTCATGTTCAATTACATAGAACTAATGCAACATTACTTTTTTGTACTGTTGTTCAACACCTAAGTAACAATcatatttggtaaaataaattCTTTGACATATTTCCATAGTGTGGGCGCTTGAAGGTCTCTAATTTTGACATGTATACGAATGCATAATGCTCTTAAGGTATGTGTAAACAAACGTCGCTATTTTAATACATGAAGAACAAGTCTTACCGTTAATTGCTGCTCCGTAATATCGCAGGTCAAAACTGTAAAACATGCAGgcattcaatatttaattaataaaacaaaaccgAAGACATAAAATAACTTAATTTGgagaaatataataatattattatattcattCGCTTGCAGTTTTGTTACTTAAATAATTTCAAGTTTATAATTGATATTTGTCTTATGTTAACTTTGTAATGTTAACtgcaatttaatttattatagttAAACCATATAATATATTGCTTCTATTATTTTTATACGAGTCTTAGTTCTAATATATGACGTATTGTCACTAGTTACATATGTGTAAGATTATAATTAATAACGTCGCATTATATAAAGAACATAATGCAGTATTGAGTAACTTTCCATATGGCATTCCCGAACTGCCAAGattttcactttcaattttgcaaaatggtTAATTGGTTTATTTCAAAGGcggtttatgtataaatatgttaatttctagAAAACTGTGTCTTAAATGTTAGATTTAATAAAAAGACCATCAAATTATAAATGATTTTCAAAGCCCTCTAACTAATATATATTACCCGGTAACAAATGTCGCGTGGTCATATGGTACAGGTGATATGTACGTTTGTAGGAACGATACGAACGAATAAAGCACTGCCCAATCCAAGACCCCTTGGTTGAGGTTATAAGTCACAAAACTGTAATCCGTGTCCTGAAGCAAGAGCGTGGGGTGTTCAAATAGGCATTACAAACGTTTATTGCAATTTCATGAAACCAAGAGTTCGAAATAATAGGGAGTAACcgcaataaatttaaaaaattgaaaacgcAATGTCAAAAGGCTTAGCATGGACATCTTGTGTGGTCTTCGTTTTCTTAACGTACATTACTTTTGTAAGTTGTATGACGCAATATTGTACAACATCGTTATTGAAACGTGAGTATTTTGATAAAATCGCGATTCGTCAATACTTTGCTTGCATGCCATTTTTACAGTGAACTAGCATAATTTATGTTTGCTGACCTAGCATAATTTATGTttgcatttgtttgtattttcaaatatgattgtatttctATGCTACTTATAAATTTTCGTTGGTTTAATGTTTCTTGAGGTGTGTGTTTATCCAAAACGCATCACATAAATATTTCTGAGTGTTGTGATACCTTATTCATGCATGAAAACCATGAAAAGTTATTCTTTAGCATACTACTTCAAATATTCAAAGATTGATGGAAGCTGTAACTGCGTATTGTTAAGCAgattttaaatacttttcaaaAATTGCTATTTTTATAAAACGAAAGAGTCGATTAAGATCATGTATCGcaattgcatttattttatttattcgtgTATATACACAGAGGGA from Dreissena polymorpha isolate Duluth1 unplaced genomic scaffold, UMN_Dpol_1.0 chrUn112, whole genome shotgun sequence includes these protein-coding regions:
- the LOC127864094 gene encoding uncharacterized protein LOC127864094; this translates as MDFCKGLSGKILTFDEQCQLFFGATSSRCTLPNVQDSVTEAHLAKGYVVDCYKNAFQQPFYCTVPNSAQCDPIPDVSMGTKCVIDGVRNPNNICNQGFCERKPLCDDESSSSND